The Arachis duranensis cultivar V14167 chromosome 2, aradu.V14167.gnm2.J7QH, whole genome shotgun sequence genome has a window encoding:
- the LOC107475940 gene encoding putative disease resistance RPP13-like protein 1 isoform X2: protein MGGIGKTTLAKLVYNNEKVQQKFHVKAWVCVGEEFDVLMVTKAVIEKTCSPCNSNDLDTVQNHLKNALVGKNFLVVLDDVWSSNCEGWESFLIPFECGSEGGKILVTSRLDTVASMVKTKHNEAHNLSLLDEEECWLVFANRAWDPAESRDCSDLVEIGRKIVEKCKGLPLAAQTLGGLLRGEDSENVWNDVLNSEIWEFSEEKCGVLPALRISYYHLPSHLKRCFVYCSLYPKDFEFDRHNLMLLWMAEGLLQLPKSGSTLEEVGYGYFDDLVLRSFFQHANSNENSFVMHDLMHDLATFYGGKFFSGAFGLKNAAKHDAKTRHLSYDLIDEDSIPKIWEACSSLKHARTLLKTSLIAYETFPDERVDSSHLLEQLKCLRVLSFKFFCYEEDLLHDSIGELIHLRYLDLSGQPVMMLPESLSNLYNLQTLKLRDCSNLKKLPTNMQDLVNLRHLDIHGTDLEDMPKGMNKLKDLQFLSDYVVGKHEENGIGELGELANLHGTFYVQKLENVISSVAASNARMDEKIHLNDLSLKWSSGEDSDIDDSQVEKDVLDKLRPHKGLKKLKIEGFRGTMLPDWVAHSFYNNMTFLELRGCKTCWMVPSLGQLPSLMELRLDGFDMVKIIGAEFYKSDRSHHHHHHQTPFRSLKALFISHMRWWEEWESFECDDAPFPQLKQLSIWECPKLRGDLPAFLPSLKSLYIEDCEQLGCYLPRASIIRELRIYGKQEARMQDLPLSLQQLSIEGNQLVESVFGAMTRTQPTSITGLWISNCSSAISFPGNSLPPSLKELGIMNCKNMEFPMQQQHHHESLVKLTIENSCVSLTSMVLEAFPNLTSITIKRCENLRSLEVVPQSQSLEGLSIEGCPKMENIAGERLPASLRFLFISECPLLGESIKRKDLCIWPTISHLNHICVDGRRIS from the coding sequence ATGGGTGGGATAGGAAAAACTACCTTGGCTAAATTGGTTTATAATAATGAAAAAGTGCAGCAAAAATTTCATGTCAAGGCTTGGGTTTGTGTTGGGGAGGAATTTGATGTTCTTATGGTGACAAAGGCCGTGATAGAGAAAACTTGTAGTCCTTGTAACTCAAATGATTTAGATACGGTTCAAAATCATTTGAAGAATGCGCTAGTGGGGAAGAACTTCTTGGTTGTTCTGGATGATGTATGGAGCAGTAATTGTGAGGGTTGGGAAAGTTTTCTAATTCCTTTTGAATGTGGAAGTGAAGGAGGGAAGATTCTTGTGACAAGCCGTCTTGATACAGTTGCTTCTATGGTGAAAACTAAACATAATGAAGCTCACAATTTGAGTCTGTTGGATGAAGAAGAGTGCTGGTTAGTGTTTGCAAATCGTGCATGGGACCCTGCTGAGTCCCGAGACTGTTCAGATTTAGTAGAAATTGGTAGAAAAATTGTAGAAAAATGTAAAGGATTACCTTTGGCAGCTCAAACCCTTGGAGGGTTATTGCGAGGGGAAGATAGTGAAAATGTTTGGAATGATGTTTTAAATAGTGAAATTTGGGAATTTTCTGAGGAGAAATGCGGGGTTCTTCCAGCATTGAGGATTAGTTATTACCACCTTCCTTCACATTTAAAACGTTGTTTTGTTTATTGTTCTTTGTATCCGAAGGACTTTGAATTTGATAGACATAATTTGATGCTATTGTGGATGGCAGAGGGTCTTTTGCAGCTACCAAAAAGTGGAAGCACTTTAGAAGAAGTTGGTTATGGATATTTTGATGATTTGGTTTTGAGATCCTTTTTTCAACATGCTAACTCTAATGAAAATTCATTTgtgatgcatgatctcatgCATGATTTAGCAACATTCTATGGTGGAAAGTTCTTTTCTGGAGCCTTCGGACTCAAGAATGCGGCCAAACATGATGCCAAAACTCGTCATTTGTCATATGATCTGATCGACGAGGATTCAATCCCAAAGATATGGGAAGCATGTAGTAGTTTAAAACATGCAAGGACATTGTTGAAAACCAGTTTGATTGCATATGAAACATTCCCAGATGAAAGAGTTGATTCTAGTCACTTACTAGAACAATTAAAGTGCTTGCGAGttttgtcatttaaattcttttgtTATGAGGAAGACTTGTTACATGATTCAATTGGTGAATTGATCCATTTGCGTTATTTGGATCTCTCTGGCCAACCAGTCATGATGTTGCCTGAATCATTGAGTAATTTGTACAATTTACAAACGTTGAAGTTGAGAGATTGCAGTAACCTTAAAAAACTTCCCACCAACATGCAAGATCTTGTAAATTTGCGCCATCTTGATATTCATGGCACTGATTTGGAAGATATGCCAAAGGGGATGAACAAGTTAAAAGATTTGCAGTTTTTAAGTGACTATGTTGTGGGGAAGCATGAAGAGAATGGGATTGGAGAATTGGGAGAGCTAGCAAATCTTCATGGGACATTTTATGTCCAGAAATTAGAGAATGTAATCAGTAGTGTTGCAGCCTCGAATGCAAGGATGGATGAGAAGATACATCTCAATGATTTATCTTTGAAGTGGTCATCAGGTGAAGATAGTGATATTGATGATTCCCAAGTTGAAAAGGATGTACTTGACAAATTAAGGCCTCACAAAGGCCTAAAAAAGCTAAAGATCGAGGGGTTCAGGGGTACGATGCTTCCGGATTGGGTAGCGCACTCTTTCTACAACAACATGACTTTCTTGGAGCTGAGGGGATGCAAGACTTGTTGGATGGTTCCTTCTCTTGGACAGTTACCCTCTCTAATGGAATTGAGGCTTGATGGATTTGATATGGTGAAGATCATTGGTGCTGAGTTTTATAAGAGTGAcagaagtcatcatcatcatcatcatcagacacCCTTTAGATCCCTTaaagctctgtttatttctcaTATGCGTTGGTGGGAGGAATGGGAGTCATTTGAATGTGATGATGCACCATTTCCTCAACTTAAGCAACTTAGCATATGGGAGTGTCCTAAGTTAAGAGGTGATTTGCCTGCTTTCCTTCCGTCTTTGAAATCACTATACATTGAAGACTGTGAGCAGCTTGGTTGTTATCTGCCAAGAGCTTCCATCATAAGGGAACTAAGAATATATGGCAAACAGGAAGCAAGAATGCAGGACCTACCACTTTCACTGCAACAACTATCAATTGAAGGAAACCAGCTTGTGGAGTCTGTTTTTGGGGCCATGACCCGAACCCAACCAACCTCTATCACAGGGTTATGGATCTCAAACTGCTCATCAGCCATATCATTTCCAGGGAATTCTTTGCCTCCTTCATTGAAAGAGTTGGGGATCATGAATTGCAAGAATATGGAGTTCCCAATGCAACAACAGCATCATCATGAGTCACTAGTTAAATTAACAATAGAAAACAGTTGTGTTTCACTTACATCCATGGTGTTGGAAGCTTTCCCAAATCTGACATCTATCACAATCAAACGATGTGAAAATTTGAGATCTCTTGAGGTGGTGCCACAGTCGCAGTCCCTCGAAGGATTATCAATTGAAGGCTGCCCTAAGATGGAGAACATAGCAGGGGAAAGGCTTCCTGCCTCTTTAAGGTTTCTCTTCATCAGTGAATGTCCATTGTTGGGTGAAAGCATAAAGAGGAAGGACCTCTGCATTTGGCCTACTATTTCCCACCTCAACCACATTTGTGTTGATGGGAGACGGATTTCATGA
- the LOC107475940 gene encoding putative disease resistance RPP13-like protein 1 isoform X1 produces MAAELVGGAFLSSFLSVLFDRLSDPEIINMMRGKKVDQKLLQRLENILNVVEAVLNDAEKKQITDPAVKRWLENLQDAVYDADDLLDEVATKAATQKDPPGNFLSRFLNFQDREMVTRIEEIIARLEDIAKHKDILRLEKIAAKNMSGRIPSTSLVKKSDIFVGRDKERDTIVKLLLDDSNNGELSVIPIVGMGGIGKTTLAKLVYNNEKVQQKFHVKAWVCVGEEFDVLMVTKAVIEKTCSPCNSNDLDTVQNHLKNALVGKNFLVVLDDVWSSNCEGWESFLIPFECGSEGGKILVTSRLDTVASMVKTKHNEAHNLSLLDEEECWLVFANRAWDPAESRDCSDLVEIGRKIVEKCKGLPLAAQTLGGLLRGEDSENVWNDVLNSEIWEFSEEKCGVLPALRISYYHLPSHLKRCFVYCSLYPKDFEFDRHNLMLLWMAEGLLQLPKSGSTLEEVGYGYFDDLVLRSFFQHANSNENSFVMHDLMHDLATFYGGKFFSGAFGLKNAAKHDAKTRHLSYDLIDEDSIPKIWEACSSLKHARTLLKTSLIAYETFPDERVDSSHLLEQLKCLRVLSFKFFCYEEDLLHDSIGELIHLRYLDLSGQPVMMLPESLSNLYNLQTLKLRDCSNLKKLPTNMQDLVNLRHLDIHGTDLEDMPKGMNKLKDLQFLSDYVVGKHEENGIGELGELANLHGTFYVQKLENVISSVAASNARMDEKIHLNDLSLKWSSGEDSDIDDSQVEKDVLDKLRPHKGLKKLKIEGFRGTMLPDWVAHSFYNNMTFLELRGCKTCWMVPSLGQLPSLMELRLDGFDMVKIIGAEFYKSDRSHHHHHHQTPFRSLKALFISHMRWWEEWESFECDDAPFPQLKQLSIWECPKLRGDLPAFLPSLKSLYIEDCEQLGCYLPRASIIRELRIYGKQEARMQDLPLSLQQLSIEGNQLVESVFGAMTRTQPTSITGLWISNCSSAISFPGNSLPPSLKELGIMNCKNMEFPMQQQHHHESLVKLTIENSCVSLTSMVLEAFPNLTSITIKRCENLRSLEVVPQSQSLEGLSIEGCPKMENIAGERLPASLRFLFISECPLLGESIKRKDLCIWPTISHLNHICVDGRRIS; encoded by the coding sequence ATGGCTGCTGAACTTGTTGGAGgagcttttctctcttctttcctcaGTGTTCTTTTTGACAGGCTGTCTGATCCTGAGATCATCAACATGATGCGAGGAAAGAAGGTTGACCAGAAGCTGCTTCAAAGGCTGGAGAACATTCTGAATGTGGTTGAAGCTGTGCTGAATGATGCTGAGAAGAAACAGATCACTGACCCTGCTGTCAAGAGGTGGCTTGAAAATCTCCAAGATGCTGTCTATGATGCTGATGACTTGCTGGATGAAGTCGCCACCAAAGCTGCCACCCAGAAGGATCCACCAGGTAACTTCCTGTCTCGCTTTCTCAATTTCCAAGATAGGGAGATGGTTACTAGGATTGAAGAAATCATTGCTAGACTAGAAGATATTGCAAAACACAAAGATATCCTTCGTCTAGAAAAGATTGCAGCCAAGAACATGTCCGGGAGGATTCCATCAACCTCTTTGGTTAAAAAATCTGATATATTTGTTGGCAGGGACAAAGAGAGGGATACCATAGTGAAATTGTTGTTAGATGATAGTAACAATGGTGAACTGTCTGTGATTCCCATCGTGGGCATGGGTGGGATAGGAAAAACTACCTTGGCTAAATTGGTTTATAATAATGAAAAAGTGCAGCAAAAATTTCATGTCAAGGCTTGGGTTTGTGTTGGGGAGGAATTTGATGTTCTTATGGTGACAAAGGCCGTGATAGAGAAAACTTGTAGTCCTTGTAACTCAAATGATTTAGATACGGTTCAAAATCATTTGAAGAATGCGCTAGTGGGGAAGAACTTCTTGGTTGTTCTGGATGATGTATGGAGCAGTAATTGTGAGGGTTGGGAAAGTTTTCTAATTCCTTTTGAATGTGGAAGTGAAGGAGGGAAGATTCTTGTGACAAGCCGTCTTGATACAGTTGCTTCTATGGTGAAAACTAAACATAATGAAGCTCACAATTTGAGTCTGTTGGATGAAGAAGAGTGCTGGTTAGTGTTTGCAAATCGTGCATGGGACCCTGCTGAGTCCCGAGACTGTTCAGATTTAGTAGAAATTGGTAGAAAAATTGTAGAAAAATGTAAAGGATTACCTTTGGCAGCTCAAACCCTTGGAGGGTTATTGCGAGGGGAAGATAGTGAAAATGTTTGGAATGATGTTTTAAATAGTGAAATTTGGGAATTTTCTGAGGAGAAATGCGGGGTTCTTCCAGCATTGAGGATTAGTTATTACCACCTTCCTTCACATTTAAAACGTTGTTTTGTTTATTGTTCTTTGTATCCGAAGGACTTTGAATTTGATAGACATAATTTGATGCTATTGTGGATGGCAGAGGGTCTTTTGCAGCTACCAAAAAGTGGAAGCACTTTAGAAGAAGTTGGTTATGGATATTTTGATGATTTGGTTTTGAGATCCTTTTTTCAACATGCTAACTCTAATGAAAATTCATTTgtgatgcatgatctcatgCATGATTTAGCAACATTCTATGGTGGAAAGTTCTTTTCTGGAGCCTTCGGACTCAAGAATGCGGCCAAACATGATGCCAAAACTCGTCATTTGTCATATGATCTGATCGACGAGGATTCAATCCCAAAGATATGGGAAGCATGTAGTAGTTTAAAACATGCAAGGACATTGTTGAAAACCAGTTTGATTGCATATGAAACATTCCCAGATGAAAGAGTTGATTCTAGTCACTTACTAGAACAATTAAAGTGCTTGCGAGttttgtcatttaaattcttttgtTATGAGGAAGACTTGTTACATGATTCAATTGGTGAATTGATCCATTTGCGTTATTTGGATCTCTCTGGCCAACCAGTCATGATGTTGCCTGAATCATTGAGTAATTTGTACAATTTACAAACGTTGAAGTTGAGAGATTGCAGTAACCTTAAAAAACTTCCCACCAACATGCAAGATCTTGTAAATTTGCGCCATCTTGATATTCATGGCACTGATTTGGAAGATATGCCAAAGGGGATGAACAAGTTAAAAGATTTGCAGTTTTTAAGTGACTATGTTGTGGGGAAGCATGAAGAGAATGGGATTGGAGAATTGGGAGAGCTAGCAAATCTTCATGGGACATTTTATGTCCAGAAATTAGAGAATGTAATCAGTAGTGTTGCAGCCTCGAATGCAAGGATGGATGAGAAGATACATCTCAATGATTTATCTTTGAAGTGGTCATCAGGTGAAGATAGTGATATTGATGATTCCCAAGTTGAAAAGGATGTACTTGACAAATTAAGGCCTCACAAAGGCCTAAAAAAGCTAAAGATCGAGGGGTTCAGGGGTACGATGCTTCCGGATTGGGTAGCGCACTCTTTCTACAACAACATGACTTTCTTGGAGCTGAGGGGATGCAAGACTTGTTGGATGGTTCCTTCTCTTGGACAGTTACCCTCTCTAATGGAATTGAGGCTTGATGGATTTGATATGGTGAAGATCATTGGTGCTGAGTTTTATAAGAGTGAcagaagtcatcatcatcatcatcatcagacacCCTTTAGATCCCTTaaagctctgtttatttctcaTATGCGTTGGTGGGAGGAATGGGAGTCATTTGAATGTGATGATGCACCATTTCCTCAACTTAAGCAACTTAGCATATGGGAGTGTCCTAAGTTAAGAGGTGATTTGCCTGCTTTCCTTCCGTCTTTGAAATCACTATACATTGAAGACTGTGAGCAGCTTGGTTGTTATCTGCCAAGAGCTTCCATCATAAGGGAACTAAGAATATATGGCAAACAGGAAGCAAGAATGCAGGACCTACCACTTTCACTGCAACAACTATCAATTGAAGGAAACCAGCTTGTGGAGTCTGTTTTTGGGGCCATGACCCGAACCCAACCAACCTCTATCACAGGGTTATGGATCTCAAACTGCTCATCAGCCATATCATTTCCAGGGAATTCTTTGCCTCCTTCATTGAAAGAGTTGGGGATCATGAATTGCAAGAATATGGAGTTCCCAATGCAACAACAGCATCATCATGAGTCACTAGTTAAATTAACAATAGAAAACAGTTGTGTTTCACTTACATCCATGGTGTTGGAAGCTTTCCCAAATCTGACATCTATCACAATCAAACGATGTGAAAATTTGAGATCTCTTGAGGTGGTGCCACAGTCGCAGTCCCTCGAAGGATTATCAATTGAAGGCTGCCCTAAGATGGAGAACATAGCAGGGGAAAGGCTTCCTGCCTCTTTAAGGTTTCTCTTCATCAGTGAATGTCCATTGTTGGGTGAAAGCATAAAGAGGAAGGACCTCTGCATTTGGCCTACTATTTCCCACCTCAACCACATTTGTGTTGATGGGAGACGGATTTCATGA